A single Methylobacterium sp. 17Sr1-1 DNA region contains:
- a CDS encoding ABC transporter substrate-binding protein, translated as MSTRDETFRPLSRRTLLGGLAAAPLGFSASRAIAQGSGPIRIGELNSYGRMAAFAVPYRNAMQLAQDAVNKAGGIKALGGRPIEIVFRDDGSTPGDATRVAEELLTRENVAFLCGTFLSNVGLAVADFANQRKALFLATEPLTDALTMGSGNRYTFRVRPNTYMQTRMLVDAVKDSGVKRWAIVAPNYEYGQSAAANFKRLMAAAVPGFEVVGEQFPALGKVDAGATVGALSQMKADGLFNVLFGADLTAFVREGNTRGLFEKRKVASLLTGEPEYMIPLGDETPEGWVTTGYPWETIDTHGHKEFVAAYRARFNDTPRLGSLLGYVVVGMIRDMLEKAKSTETEAMIAALEGLTSQTIAGPVTMRALDHQSTLGAWIGETALNGRQGTMKKVRYADGADYMFPEAEVKAARKA; from the coding sequence ATGTCGACCCGCGACGAGACGTTTCGTCCCCTGTCCCGCCGTACGCTCCTCGGCGGACTCGCCGCGGCCCCGTTGGGCTTTTCAGCCTCCCGGGCGATCGCGCAAGGATCGGGGCCGATCCGGATCGGCGAGCTGAACTCCTACGGCCGCATGGCGGCCTTCGCGGTGCCCTACCGCAATGCCATGCAGCTCGCGCAGGACGCCGTCAACAAGGCCGGCGGCATCAAGGCGCTCGGCGGCCGCCCGATCGAGATCGTGTTTCGCGACGACGGCTCGACCCCGGGCGACGCCACGCGCGTGGCCGAGGAGCTGCTGACGCGCGAGAACGTCGCCTTCCTGTGCGGCACCTTCCTGTCCAACGTCGGCCTGGCCGTCGCGGACTTCGCCAACCAGCGCAAGGCCCTGTTCCTCGCCACCGAGCCGCTGACCGACGCGCTCACCATGGGCAGCGGCAACCGCTATACCTTCCGGGTGCGGCCCAACACCTACATGCAGACCCGGATGCTGGTCGACGCGGTCAAGGACAGCGGCGTCAAGCGCTGGGCGATCGTGGCGCCGAACTACGAGTACGGCCAGTCGGCCGCCGCCAACTTCAAGCGCCTGATGGCGGCCGCCGTGCCGGGCTTCGAGGTGGTGGGCGAGCAGTTCCCGGCTCTGGGCAAGGTCGATGCCGGCGCAACCGTCGGTGCCCTGTCGCAGATGAAGGCCGACGGCCTGTTCAACGTGCTGTTCGGCGCCGACCTCACCGCCTTCGTGCGCGAGGGCAACACCCGCGGGCTGTTCGAGAAGCGCAAGGTCGCGAGCCTGCTCACCGGCGAGCCCGAATACATGATCCCGCTCGGCGACGAGACGCCGGAGGGCTGGGTCACCACCGGCTACCCGTGGGAGACGATCGACACCCACGGCCACAAGGAGTTCGTGGCCGCCTACCGGGCCCGGTTCAACGACACGCCGCGCCTCGGCTCGCTCCTCGGCTACGTCGTCGTCGGCATGATCCGCGACATGCTGGAGAAGGCGAAATCCACCGAGACCGAGGCGATGATCGCGGCCCTCGAAGGCCTGACCTCCCAGACCATCGCCGGCCCGGTGACGATGCGGGCGCTCGACCACCAGTCGACGCTCGGCGCCTGGATCGGCGAGACCGCGCTCAACGGGCGCCAGGGCACGATGAAGAAGGTCCGCTACGCCGACGGGGCCGACTACATGTTCCCCGAGGCCGAGGTGAAGGCGGCCCGCAAGGCCTGA
- a CDS encoding ABC transporter permease, which yields MDPSFLVLQALSGLASASSLFVIASGLTIVFGVTRIVNFAHGSFYMLGAYIAVTIVPRLIDFSYSPAAFFLGVLLSALLVGVIGVAVEVLLLRRIYRVPELFQLLATFGVVLIVEDLVLKVWGPVDIAGPRAPSLRHGVEILGQRFPAYELVLIAVGPLVLGLLWLLMHRTRFGVLIRAATQDREMVGALGVNQARLFTLTLFLGASLAGLGGALQIPRIPANAHMDLSVITDAFVVTVIGGMGSVPGAFVAALIIGQLQAFGILIFPKVTLVLVFALMAVVLVVKPWGLFGRPEAASGRVMPPEGIPGLRRFRPAEVALAGLAIVALLAVPLVGDAYKVKVATEILIFALAAFSLQFLVGVGGLVSFGHAAYFGLGAYAAGLLVTGPFKAPMELALLAAPLAAGLGAALFGFFIVRLSGIYLAMLTLAFGQIVYAICFQWVEVTGGDNGVVGVWPSSWASGRTTYFYLVAALSLTAIVLLRRVIYAPFGYSLRAARDSATRAEAIGLDVRTHRWLAFTLAGAAAGLAGGLYAFMKGSIDPTLTGIPLSIDFLVMVLVGGIQTVMGPLVGAAFFHALKDAVMPLTEFWRLLLGLAIIATVLAFPRGLAGAAEALRQRKPSPKPVEAQA from the coding sequence ATGGACCCGTCCTTCCTCGTCCTCCAGGCCTTGTCAGGGCTCGCCAGCGCCTCGTCGCTGTTCGTGATCGCCTCCGGGCTGACGATCGTGTTCGGCGTCACCCGGATCGTGAACTTCGCCCACGGCTCCTTCTACATGCTGGGGGCCTACATCGCGGTCACGATCGTGCCGCGGCTCATCGATTTCTCCTATTCCCCCGCCGCGTTCTTCCTCGGCGTGCTGCTCTCCGCCCTCCTCGTCGGAGTCATCGGCGTCGCGGTCGAGGTCCTGCTGCTGCGCCGCATCTACCGGGTGCCCGAACTCTTCCAGCTGCTCGCCACCTTCGGCGTGGTGCTGATCGTCGAGGACCTGGTGCTCAAGGTCTGGGGCCCGGTCGACATCGCCGGCCCCCGCGCGCCCTCCCTCCGCCACGGCGTCGAGATCTTAGGGCAGCGCTTCCCCGCCTACGAGCTGGTGCTGATCGCGGTCGGTCCCCTGGTCCTGGGCCTGCTCTGGCTTCTCATGCACCGCACCCGCTTCGGCGTGCTGATCCGGGCCGCGACCCAGGATCGCGAGATGGTGGGCGCGCTCGGCGTCAACCAGGCGCGGCTCTTCACCCTGACGCTGTTCCTCGGCGCGAGCCTCGCGGGGTTGGGTGGCGCTCTTCAAATTCCGCGCATCCCGGCGAACGCCCACATGGACCTCTCGGTCATCACCGACGCCTTCGTCGTCACGGTGATCGGCGGCATGGGCTCGGTGCCGGGCGCCTTCGTGGCGGCGTTGATCATCGGCCAGCTCCAGGCCTTCGGCATCCTGATCTTCCCGAAGGTGACCCTGGTCCTGGTCTTCGCCCTGATGGCGGTGGTGCTGGTGGTCAAGCCCTGGGGCCTGTTCGGCCGGCCGGAAGCCGCGTCCGGCCGGGTGATGCCGCCGGAGGGCATCCCGGGATTGCGCCGCTTCCGCCCGGCGGAAGTCGCGCTCGCGGGGCTCGCCATCGTCGCCCTGCTGGCGGTGCCGCTCGTCGGCGACGCCTACAAGGTCAAGGTCGCGACCGAGATCCTGATCTTCGCGCTCGCCGCCTTCTCGCTGCAGTTTCTCGTCGGGGTCGGCGGCCTCGTCTCGTTCGGGCACGCGGCGTATTTCGGCCTCGGCGCCTACGCGGCCGGCCTTCTCGTCACCGGCCCGTTCAAGGCGCCGATGGAGCTGGCGCTTCTCGCAGCCCCCCTTGCCGCGGGCTTGGGCGCCGCCTTGTTCGGCTTCTTCATTGTGCGGCTGTCGGGCATCTACCTCGCGATGCTGACGCTGGCCTTCGGGCAGATCGTCTACGCGATCTGCTTCCAGTGGGTCGAGGTGACGGGAGGCGACAACGGCGTCGTCGGGGTCTGGCCCTCGTCCTGGGCGTCTGGCCGCACCACCTACTTCTACCTCGTCGCCGCCCTGTCGCTCACGGCAATCGTGCTCTTGCGCCGGGTGATCTACGCCCCCTTCGGCTACAGCTTGCGGGCGGCACGCGATTCCGCCACCCGCGCCGAGGCGATCGGCCTCGACGTCCGCACCCATCGCTGGCTCGCCTTCACTCTGGCGGGCGCCGCGGCCGGGCTCGCCGGCGGGCTCTACGCCTTCATGAAGGGCTCGATCGACCCGACGCTGACCGGCATCCCGCTCTCGATCGACTTCCTGGTGATGGTGCTGGTCGGCGGCATCCAGACCGTGATGGGCCCGCTCGTCGGGGCCGCCTTCTTCCACGCGCTGAAGGACGCGGTGATGCCGCTGACCGAGTTCTGGCGCCTGCTGCTCGGCCTCGCGATCATCGCCACGGTGCTAGCCTTCCCGCGCGGCCTCGCCGGCGCCGCCGAGGCCCTGAGACAGCGCAAGCCGAGCCCTAAGCCGGTGGAGGCCCAGGCATGA
- a CDS encoding ABC transporter ATP-binding protein: MTLLLVEGLTKRFGGVAAAKDVSFTLDAGEMLAIIGPNGAGKSTTFNMVGGQLKPDSGTIMLDGRSIAGLPARSIWKAGVGRTFQVAQTFVSMTVAENVQMALLSHHGRTRSLFRDARALYRDEALSLLAGVGMRSDADRPVSELAYGDVKRVELAVALASRPKLLLMDEPTAGMAPRERSGLMALTAEVARTNGIGVLYTEHDMEAVFAHADRVLVLVRGEIIAAGTPEEIRANPRVKQVYLGEAGTEAAMRARRKAVA; this comes from the coding sequence ATGACCCTGCTCCTCGTCGAGGGCCTGACCAAGCGCTTCGGCGGCGTCGCCGCCGCCAAGGACGTGTCGTTCACGCTCGACGCCGGCGAGATGCTGGCGATCATCGGGCCGAACGGCGCCGGCAAGTCCACCACCTTCAACATGGTCGGCGGGCAGTTGAAGCCCGATTCCGGCACCATCATGCTCGACGGCCGCTCGATCGCCGGCCTGCCGGCCCGGTCGATCTGGAAGGCCGGCGTCGGGCGCACCTTCCAGGTCGCCCAGACCTTCGTGTCGATGACGGTCGCCGAGAACGTCCAGATGGCGCTGCTCTCGCATCACGGGCGGACCCGCAGCCTGTTCCGGGACGCCCGCGCCCTCTACCGCGACGAGGCTCTGTCGCTGCTTGCCGGGGTCGGTATGCGCAGTGATGCCGACCGGCCGGTCTCGGAACTCGCCTACGGCGACGTGAAGCGGGTTGAGCTGGCCGTGGCCCTCGCCTCACGCCCGAAACTCCTGCTGATGGACGAGCCCACCGCCGGCATGGCGCCGCGGGAGCGCTCGGGCCTCATGGCGCTCACCGCCGAGGTGGCGCGGACGAACGGCATCGGGGTCCTGTACACCGAGCACGACATGGAAGCGGTCTTCGCCCATGCCGACCGGGTGCTGGTGCTGGTGCGCGGCGAGATCATCGCCGCCGGCACGCCGGAGGAGATCCGGGCCAACCCGCGGGTGAAGCAGGTCTATCTCGGCGAAGCCGGCACCGAGGCGGCGATGCGCGCCCGCCGGAAGGCGGTGGCATGA
- a CDS encoding hydantoinase/oxoprolinase family protein: MRRVAGIDVGGTFTDLLLTEADQSGVRVRLAKVPTTVRNQAEGVLAAIAAAEVAPADLDLVIHGTTATTNAVLERKTAKVGLITTQGFRDVLELGRRTRPKPYGLFGTFEPLIPREWRREVPERVMADGAVRTPLDEAAVAEAVRALLAEGCEALVIHFLHAYANPEHELRAGAIAREIWPNAYVTLGHALLSEFREYERGTTASVNAAVQPILDRYVRRLQDDLRAKGFARDLLVMNGNGGTVPAGLVVEAAAKTVMSGPASGVMAAAATLAQSGLANAITYDMGGTSTDVALIAGGVPEVSAELTIDYGLPIHLPMVDVHTVGAGGGSIASVNRAGMLQVGPESAGSEPGPIGYGRGGTRPTITDANLVLGRLDPARLTAVRAGVSLDTIRAAFARDLAEPLGMSVEEAAEAVIRLGTIHMTGAIRMVSLSRGYDPRDFVLFAFGGAGPLHAVALARELGIPEVLVPARPGLTNALGCLVADLRQDRVRTLNRPLDGLDMADLRTVLEEQAADALAMVAEEQAEIEETTVTYGADMQFRGQTHLIRVALPSPGIDRATLQELFEAAYFRRFQVRLPEIRAVVVNLVTSVIGRRKPFPLAALIDEAGRSDLAGARLGTRPVYAGGAWHEAAIYSREALPLGAEISGPAVIQQLDATTVVEPGAVARVDAIGNLRIRA, translated from the coding sequence GTGAGACGCGTGGCAGGCATCGATGTCGGCGGCACCTTCACCGACCTTCTCCTGACGGAGGCGGATCAATCGGGCGTGCGCGTGCGCCTCGCCAAGGTACCGACGACCGTCCGCAACCAGGCCGAGGGCGTGCTGGCGGCGATTGCCGCCGCGGAGGTGGCGCCGGCCGACCTCGACCTCGTCATCCACGGCACCACCGCCACCACCAACGCGGTGCTGGAGCGCAAGACCGCCAAGGTCGGGCTCATCACCACGCAAGGGTTTCGCGACGTCCTCGAACTGGGGCGGCGCACGCGGCCCAAGCCCTACGGCCTGTTCGGCACCTTCGAGCCGTTGATCCCGCGCGAATGGCGCCGCGAGGTGCCGGAGCGCGTCATGGCCGATGGCGCGGTGCGCACGCCCCTCGACGAGGCGGCGGTAGCGGAAGCCGTGCGCGCCCTGCTGGCGGAGGGCTGCGAGGCCCTGGTGATCCACTTCCTGCACGCCTACGCCAACCCGGAGCACGAGCTGCGCGCCGGCGCCATCGCCCGCGAAATCTGGCCCAACGCCTACGTCACCCTCGGCCACGCCCTTCTCTCCGAGTTCCGCGAGTACGAGCGCGGCACCACCGCCTCGGTCAACGCGGCCGTGCAGCCGATCCTCGACCGCTATGTCCGTCGCCTCCAGGACGACCTGCGCGCCAAGGGCTTTGCCCGCGACCTGCTGGTGATGAACGGCAACGGCGGCACCGTGCCGGCCGGGCTCGTCGTCGAGGCGGCGGCCAAGACCGTGATGTCGGGCCCGGCCTCGGGCGTGATGGCGGCCGCCGCCACCCTCGCCCAGTCTGGGCTCGCCAACGCCATCACCTACGACATGGGCGGCACCTCGACCGACGTGGCGCTGATCGCCGGCGGCGTGCCTGAGGTCTCGGCGGAACTGACGATCGATTACGGGTTGCCGATCCACCTGCCGATGGTCGACGTGCACACGGTGGGCGCCGGCGGCGGCTCGATCGCCTCCGTCAACCGCGCCGGGATGCTCCAGGTCGGGCCCGAGAGCGCCGGCTCCGAGCCCGGCCCGATCGGCTACGGCCGCGGCGGCACGCGCCCGACCATCACCGACGCCAACCTGGTGCTCGGCCGGCTCGATCCGGCCCGGCTCACCGCCGTGCGGGCGGGCGTCTCGCTCGACACGATTCGGGCGGCCTTCGCCCGCGACCTCGCCGAGCCGCTCGGCATGAGCGTCGAGGAGGCCGCCGAGGCGGTGATCCGGCTCGGCACCATCCACATGACGGGCGCCATCCGCATGGTGTCGCTGTCGCGCGGCTACGATCCGCGCGACTTCGTGCTCTTCGCCTTCGGCGGCGCCGGCCCGCTCCACGCCGTGGCGCTCGCCCGCGAGCTCGGCATCCCGGAGGTGCTGGTGCCGGCCCGCCCCGGCCTCACCAACGCGCTCGGCTGCCTCGTCGCGGACCTCCGCCAGGACCGGGTGCGCACCCTCAACCGGCCCCTCGACGGGCTCGACATGGCGGATCTGCGCACCGTGCTGGAGGAGCAGGCGGCGGACGCGCTGGCGATGGTGGCCGAGGAGCAGGCCGAGATCGAGGAGACCACGGTCACCTACGGCGCCGACATGCAGTTCCGCGGCCAGACCCACCTGATCCGCGTCGCCCTGCCCTCTCCCGGGATCGACCGCGCGACGCTGCAGGAGCTGTTCGAGGCGGCCTATTTCCGCCGCTTCCAGGTCCGGCTGCCGGAGATCCGGGCGGTGGTGGTCAACCTCGTCACCTCGGTGATCGGGCGGCGCAAGCCCTTCCCGCTCGCGGCGCTGATCGACGAGGCCGGCCGCAGCGATCTCGCGGGCGCCCGCCTCGGCACGCGGCCGGTCTATGCCGGCGGCGCCTGGCACGAGGCGGCGATCTATTCCCGCGAGGCGCTGCCGCTCGGCGCCGAGATTTCTGGGCCCGCCGTCATCCAGCAGCTGGACGCGACCACGGTGGTCGAGCCCGGCGCCGTGGCGCGGGTCGACGCCATCGGCAACCTGAGGATTCGCGCATGA
- a CDS encoding hydantoinase B/oxoprolinase family protein, with protein MSTLDALTLAVIQAGLQQVCNEMDIAFSRSAFSPVIAEADDRSDGIYDRDTGALISQGEYGLPVFVGTMQYSTGELIRLIREGRVGAPEPGDIYIVNDPYLGGTHLMDVRFVKPVFVEDQLFCWLQNTGHWPDIGGMVPGGFSAHATEVEQEGLRLPPVKLFKRGTMDPEIFSIIASNIRVADQRIGDIKAQAAALMVGESRLADLLTKYGRDTLDAAIKEIRARSAERMRAEIRRIPDGTYTSEAFVDSDGVVNEPLRIALTMTKAGDGLTFDFSGSSPPCRGPMNSVVATTYSSVYLAVKHVFPDVPINAGTFEPLTITKPEGTFLDARYPRPVSGCAAEVSQRIAEAVFLALVQAIPDKVTAAPAGTSGNFALGGFDPAKNAPYVMYQITGGGYGGNIAHDGLSNGCSTIGISKTAPVEVMEQYYPVLFRRFALREGSGGAGAHRGGFGVHYEVELLRGEARASFVMDHGRFGPPGVLGGGDGAPNVVRIHRNGETITPLHLSKDQNIAIQAGDRVEVMTPGGGGYGAPASRDPALVARDLRRGYYRADETKDLWGSSQS; from the coding sequence ATGAGCACCCTCGACGCTCTCACGCTCGCGGTGATCCAGGCCGGGTTGCAGCAGGTCTGCAACGAGATGGATATCGCCTTCTCGCGCTCGGCCTTCTCGCCGGTGATCGCCGAGGCCGACGACCGCTCGGACGGCATCTACGACCGCGACACCGGCGCGCTGATCTCGCAGGGCGAGTACGGCCTGCCGGTCTTCGTCGGCACGATGCAGTACTCGACCGGCGAGCTGATCCGGCTGATCCGCGAGGGTCGGGTCGGGGCCCCTGAGCCCGGCGACATCTACATCGTCAACGATCCCTATCTCGGCGGCACGCACCTGATGGACGTGCGGTTCGTCAAGCCCGTCTTCGTCGAGGATCAACTCTTCTGCTGGCTCCAGAATACCGGCCACTGGCCCGATATCGGCGGCATGGTGCCGGGCGGCTTCTCGGCCCACGCGACGGAGGTCGAGCAGGAGGGCCTGCGGCTGCCGCCGGTCAAGCTGTTCAAGCGCGGCACGATGGATCCGGAGATCTTTTCCATCATCGCCTCGAACATCCGCGTCGCCGACCAGCGCATCGGCGACATCAAGGCGCAAGCCGCCGCCCTGATGGTCGGCGAGAGCCGGCTGGCCGACCTTCTCACGAAGTACGGGCGCGACACCCTGGATGCCGCGATCAAGGAGATCCGCGCCCGCTCGGCCGAGCGGATGCGGGCCGAGATCCGCCGGATCCCGGACGGCACCTACACCTCGGAGGCCTTCGTCGATTCCGACGGCGTGGTGAACGAGCCCCTGCGCATCGCCCTCACGATGACCAAGGCCGGCGACGGCCTCACCTTCGACTTCTCGGGCTCGTCCCCGCCCTGCCGCGGCCCGATGAACTCGGTGGTGGCGACGACCTATTCGTCGGTCTACCTCGCGGTGAAGCACGTCTTCCCGGACGTGCCGATCAATGCCGGCACCTTCGAGCCGCTGACGATCACGAAGCCCGAGGGCACGTTCCTCGACGCGCGCTACCCGCGCCCCGTCTCGGGCTGCGCCGCGGAGGTGAGCCAGCGCATCGCCGAGGCCGTGTTCCTCGCCCTCGTCCAGGCGATCCCCGACAAGGTGACGGCGGCACCCGCCGGCACCTCGGGCAACTTCGCGCTCGGCGGCTTCGATCCGGCGAAGAACGCGCCCTACGTGATGTACCAGATCACCGGCGGCGGCTACGGTGGGAACATTGCCCATGACGGGCTCTCCAACGGCTGCTCGACCATCGGCATCTCGAAGACCGCGCCGGTCGAGGTGATGGAGCAGTACTATCCCGTCCTCTTCCGCCGCTTCGCGCTTCGCGAGGGATCGGGCGGCGCCGGCGCGCATCGCGGGGGGTTCGGCGTCCATTACGAGGTCGAGCTGCTGCGCGGCGAGGCCCGGGCCTCCTTCGTCATGGATCACGGCCGCTTCGGGCCGCCGGGAGTTCTGGGTGGCGGCGACGGCGCGCCGAACGTGGTGCGGATCCACCGGAACGGCGAAACGATCACGCCGCTCCACCTGTCGAAGGACCAGAACATCGCGATCCAGGCCGGCGACCGGGTCGAGGTGATGACGCCCGGCGGCGGCGGCTACGGCGCGCCCGCGAGCCGCGACCCCGCGCTCGTCGCCCGCGACCTGCGCCGGGGCTACTATCGGGCCGACGAGACGAAAGACCTGTGGGGGAGCAGCCAGTCATGA
- a CDS encoding 6-hydroxynicotinate reductase encodes MSADSLSTEARSKKFGAAEADGIVRCDACPVLCRIRPGRSGACSRYANEDGHLVRTDPVVLLHDAAEAGQKLVPFGAAEWDGRVLDPSRTFVTGIGAGTTYPDYKPAPFIVASEHEGVETVTVVTEGIFSYCGVKVKIDTDRHLGPERAGVRVNGEEVGHVTTAEYGSQMLSVGGVRHLTGGSKKEGNVTCDTLLRLCSGDAVTMTIDGGHEVVVQAGHAPIVDGTPEQRMRVGCGSATVGIFARQWLGHADEVIVVDDHITGVLTEHQAGKVLGMRPAGIRVKGRRSTPGRYFQVANPGVGWGGTDIADPLGIIQAIDPATAWPGLRLLMTSTTGEHALWLVLDDDLKPVPAEMPAPVRGVVDRIGENCEPSLCTVLFMAGAGGSLRAGVTENPVLLTRSVAAGETKVTMGGAPVTVWPGGGITVMADVTRLPKNAFGSVPTPAIVAPIEFTLPRDLYARLGGHDGDVVTMTDVLREVGPAARIDPWHPGHPWPAGEVAGGSA; translated from the coding sequence ATGAGCGCCGACAGCCTCTCCACGGAAGCCCGCTCGAAAAAGTTCGGGGCGGCCGAGGCCGACGGCATCGTTCGCTGCGATGCCTGCCCGGTCCTGTGCCGGATCCGGCCCGGCCGCTCCGGCGCCTGCTCGCGCTACGCCAACGAGGACGGGCACCTGGTGCGCACCGACCCGGTCGTGCTGCTGCACGACGCGGCGGAGGCCGGCCAGAAGCTCGTCCCGTTCGGGGCGGCGGAATGGGACGGGCGGGTGCTCGATCCCTCGCGCACCTTCGTCACCGGCATCGGCGCCGGCACCACCTATCCGGACTACAAGCCCGCCCCCTTCATCGTGGCGAGCGAGCATGAGGGCGTCGAGACCGTCACGGTCGTGACCGAGGGCATCTTCAGCTATTGCGGCGTGAAGGTGAAGATCGACACCGACCGCCATCTCGGCCCGGAGCGCGCAGGCGTGCGCGTCAACGGCGAGGAGGTCGGCCACGTCACCACCGCCGAGTACGGCTCGCAGATGCTGTCGGTCGGGGGCGTGCGCCACCTCACCGGCGGCTCGAAGAAGGAGGGCAATGTCACCTGCGACACGCTGCTCCGCCTCTGCTCGGGCGACGCCGTCACCATGACGATCGACGGCGGCCACGAGGTCGTGGTCCAGGCCGGCCACGCCCCGATCGTCGACGGCACGCCGGAGCAACGCATGCGCGTCGGCTGCGGCTCGGCGACCGTCGGTATCTTCGCCCGGCAATGGCTCGGCCACGCCGACGAGGTGATCGTCGTCGACGACCACATCACCGGGGTGCTCACCGAGCACCAGGCCGGGAAGGTGCTGGGCATGCGCCCCGCCGGGATCCGGGTGAAGGGGCGGCGCTCGACGCCGGGGCGCTACTTCCAGGTCGCCAATCCGGGGGTGGGCTGGGGCGGCACCGACATCGCCGACCCGCTCGGCATCATCCAGGCGATCGACCCCGCCACCGCCTGGCCGGGCTTGCGCCTCCTCATGACCTCGACCACCGGGGAGCACGCCCTCTGGCTCGTCCTCGACGACGATCTGAAGCCCGTACCGGCCGAGATGCCGGCCCCGGTGCGCGGGGTGGTCGACCGGATCGGCGAGAATTGCGAGCCCTCGCTCTGCACCGTCCTGTTCATGGCCGGGGCCGGCGGGTCCTTGCGGGCCGGGGTCACCGAGAACCCGGTGCTGCTGACCCGCTCGGTCGCCGCCGGCGAGACGAAGGTCACGATGGGCGGCGCCCCGGTCACGGTCTGGCCCGGCGGCGGCATCACGGTGATGGCCGACGTGACGCGGCTGCCGAAGAACGCCTTCGGCTCGGTGCCGACGCCGGCGATCGTGGCGCCGATCGAGTTCACCCTGCCGCGGGACCTCTACGCGCGCCTCGGTGGGCACGACGGCGACGTGGTGACGATGACGGACGTGCTGCGCGAGGTCGGGCCCGCCGCCCGGATCGATCCGTGGCATCCCGGCCATCCCTGGCCGGCGGGGGAAGTCGCAGGAGGGTCGGCATGA
- a CDS encoding MarR family transcriptional regulator: MNAPHPRKAPPEVDAEAVRAYRVEEQIGYLIRRAHQRASAIFETVMRDFSVTPVQFAVMTKLHDLGATSQNQVGRLVGVDPATMFGVARRLTTRGLVRPTADEADARLVLLTLTAEGIAVIEAMKSRGAEVTARTLEPLAPEEAATLVRLLARLG, from the coding sequence ATGAACGCACCCCACCCGCGCAAGGCGCCGCCCGAGGTCGACGCCGAGGCGGTCCGCGCCTACCGGGTCGAGGAGCAGATCGGCTACCTGATCCGGCGGGCGCACCAGCGCGCCTCCGCGATCTTCGAGACGGTGATGCGGGATTTCTCCGTCACGCCGGTGCAGTTCGCCGTGATGACGAAGCTGCACGACCTCGGCGCGACCTCGCAGAACCAGGTCGGACGCCTCGTCGGAGTCGATCCCGCGACGATGTTCGGCGTCGCCCGTCGCCTCACGACGCGCGGCCTGGTGCGGCCGACCGCCGACGAGGCGGATGCCCGGCTGGTGCTGCTCACCCTGACCGCCGAGGGGATCGCGGTGATCGAGGCGATGAAGAGCCGCGGCGCCGAGGTGACCGCTCGCACCCTCGAACCCCTCGCGCCCGAGGAGGCGGCCACGCTCGTCCGCCTCCTCGCCCGGCTCGGCTGA
- a CDS encoding UPF0280 family protein: MDGPAHQVLADGRLHLQHGPIDLVLRAYGAEAAVDEAHRAAFARFATILGELVAELPELRKPISERPRVEGAVARRMVAACRPHRAFITPMAAVAGAVADEILDAMGEAAPLDKAFVNDGGDIALYLTEGETLSVGVAADFSRGPVPAMNGRVTLRHRDGIGGIATSGRQGRSFSLGLADSVTVLARNAAAADAAATLIANAVDLPGHPGVERVAATDLDPDSDLGERLVTVAVPALSDHEIEAALEAGRRRATAMRAAGLIRSAALMLQGRSVVLDDTHILEDTSLFEKTREIRP; the protein is encoded by the coding sequence ATGGACGGCCCGGCGCACCAGGTCCTGGCGGATGGCCGGCTGCATCTGCAGCACGGGCCGATCGATCTGGTGTTGCGCGCCTACGGGGCCGAGGCCGCCGTGGACGAGGCGCACCGGGCGGCTTTCGCGCGCTTCGCGACGATTCTCGGGGAACTCGTCGCCGAGCTGCCCGAGCTGCGCAAGCCGATCAGCGAACGCCCCCGGGTGGAGGGCGCGGTCGCCCGCCGGATGGTGGCGGCGTGCCGGCCGCATCGCGCGTTCATCACCCCGATGGCCGCGGTGGCGGGCGCGGTGGCCGACGAGATCCTCGACGCGATGGGCGAGGCCGCCCCCCTCGACAAGGCCTTCGTCAACGACGGCGGCGACATCGCCCTGTACCTGACCGAGGGCGAGACCCTGTCGGTCGGCGTCGCGGCGGATTTCTCCCGCGGCCCGGTGCCGGCCATGAACGGCCGGGTGACCCTGCGCCACCGGGACGGCATCGGCGGCATCGCCACCTCGGGGCGGCAGGGCCGCTCCTTCTCCCTCGGGCTGGCCGATTCGGTGACCGTGCTCGCGCGGAACGCCGCCGCGGCCGACGCCGCCGCGACGCTGATCGCCAACGCGGTCGACCTGCCCGGGCATCCGGGCGTCGAGCGCGTGGCCGCCACCGACCTCGACCCGGATTCCGACCTCGGCGAGCGCCTCGTCACCGTGGCGGTGCCGGCTCTCTCGGACCATGAGATCGAGGCCGCCCTCGAGGCCGGGCGGCGCCGGGCAACGGCGATGCGCGCCGCCGGCCTGATCCGCTCCGCCGCCCTGATGCTCCAGGGCCGCTCCGTCGTTCTCGACGACACACATATTCTCGAAGACACGTCACTTTTCGAAAAGACCCGGGAGATCCGCCCATGA